One window from the genome of Natronomonas pharaonis DSM 2160 encodes:
- the fer gene encoding ferredoxin Fer produces MPTVEYLNYEVLDDHGWEMDDDDLFENAADADLDEEDYGSLDVAEGEYILEAAEAQGYDWPFSCRAGACANCAAIVKEGEIDMDMQQILSDEEVEEKMVRLTCIGSPAADEVKIVFNAKHLDYLQNRVI; encoded by the coding sequence ATGCCCACAGTAGAATACCTCAACTACGAAGTACTGGACGACCACGGTTGGGAGATGGACGACGACGACCTCTTCGAAAACGCCGCCGACGCCGACCTCGACGAAGAGGACTACGGTTCGCTCGACGTCGCTGAAGGCGAGTACATTCTCGAGGCCGCCGAGGCGCAGGGCTATGACTGGCCGTTCTCGTGCCGTGCCGGTGCGTGTGCGAACTGTGCTGCCATTGTCAAGGAAGGCGAAATCGACATGGACATGCAGCAGATTCTCTCCGACGAAGAAGTCGAAGAGAAGATGGTCCGCCTGACCTGCATCGGTAGCCCGGCTGCCGACGAGGTCAAGATCGTCTTCAACGCCAAGCACCTCGACTACCTCCAGAACCGCGTCATCTGA
- a CDS encoding SLC13 family permease, translating into MTDTTAEPSRPSGRLWAYLWQLHAETKAYLTLDAPAIASNIDSLSESEQQLAREVFPDGGQSTADSDGGSATDAGSRGGDDSSPFDVGGSYSLRQKIGLVLGPLLFAALLFSPTPDGLPAEGQAVAAVTAWVAVWWMSEAIPIPAASLLPIVLFPLAGALPVEPTATSYGHPLVFLFMGGFFLAMAMQRWGLHRRIALRTIKLVGTEPSRLILGFMLATAILSMWVSNSATVMMMVPIALAVIYQTADLIDDSDVDIDTGVGEFSFGIALMLCIAYGASVGGVATLIGTPPNILFAGQAEALFGQSVSFAEWMLYGVPIAALGLVTVYIYVTRIAMTPQFDSLPAGTETIDRELAELGSMSQQEKLVAVVFVGMAAAWIGASLIEPVLDITPPDDADTIVAIGGALVLFTFPTTGENGDQTFLLDWSSAVEIPWGVILLFGGGLAIAAGFSETGLAVWIGEQLQLLEGVQMAAILLAVVVMTIFLTEVTSNTATTAMLMPILGAVAIGISVHPFGLMIAGATAASFAFMLPVATPPNAIVFGSGYITLPQMARVGVGLNVIGIVLITLLALVWLPIAWGIELATLPAEFADAFDS; encoded by the coding sequence ATGACAGACACAACAGCGGAGCCGTCGCGTCCATCCGGGCGACTGTGGGCGTATCTGTGGCAGCTCCACGCGGAAACGAAAGCCTATCTCACACTCGATGCACCGGCTATCGCGTCGAATATCGACAGCCTTTCCGAATCGGAACAACAGCTCGCACGCGAGGTGTTCCCCGATGGCGGACAGTCGACTGCGGACAGCGACGGCGGCTCCGCCACCGACGCCGGTAGCCGCGGCGGCGATGACTCCTCGCCGTTCGACGTCGGCGGCTCCTACAGCCTCCGACAGAAAATCGGGCTCGTTCTCGGGCCACTTCTGTTCGCTGCGCTCCTCTTCTCCCCGACGCCTGACGGGCTCCCGGCCGAGGGACAAGCCGTCGCCGCCGTGACCGCGTGGGTCGCCGTCTGGTGGATGTCTGAGGCGATTCCGATTCCCGCTGCCTCGCTGCTTCCCATCGTGCTCTTTCCGCTTGCTGGCGCCCTCCCTGTCGAACCGACGGCGACCTCCTACGGCCACCCGCTCGTGTTCCTGTTTATGGGTGGGTTCTTCCTCGCGATGGCGATGCAGCGGTGGGGGCTTCACCGCCGTATCGCGCTCCGGACGATCAAGCTTGTCGGCACGGAGCCTTCACGGCTCATCCTCGGGTTCATGCTTGCGACCGCAATACTGTCGATGTGGGTCTCCAACAGCGCGACGGTGATGATGATGGTCCCCATCGCGCTCGCGGTCATCTATCAGACAGCCGACCTGATAGACGACTCCGATGTCGACATCGACACCGGCGTCGGTGAGTTCTCCTTCGGCATCGCGCTGATGTTGTGTATCGCCTACGGGGCGTCGGTCGGCGGCGTCGCGACCCTCATCGGCACGCCGCCGAACATCCTCTTTGCCGGGCAAGCCGAAGCGCTGTTCGGGCAGTCGGTCTCCTTCGCCGAGTGGATGCTCTACGGCGTTCCGATAGCCGCGCTTGGTCTCGTTACGGTCTACATCTACGTGACCCGCATCGCAATGACACCGCAGTTCGACTCGTTGCCGGCGGGAACGGAAACCATCGACCGTGAACTCGCCGAACTCGGCAGCATGAGCCAGCAGGAAAAACTCGTCGCCGTTGTCTTCGTCGGAATGGCCGCGGCGTGGATCGGCGCGAGCCTTATCGAGCCGGTTCTCGACATCACGCCGCCCGACGACGCCGACACGATTGTCGCTATCGGCGGCGCGCTGGTGTTGTTTACCTTCCCGACGACCGGCGAGAACGGCGACCAGACGTTCCTGCTCGATTGGTCGAGCGCCGTCGAGATTCCGTGGGGCGTCATTCTGCTTTTCGGCGGTGGGCTTGCAATCGCGGCCGGATTCAGCGAGACTGGCCTCGCGGTCTGGATCGGCGAACAGCTCCAACTGCTCGAAGGCGTCCAGATGGCCGCAATCCTGCTGGCCGTCGTCGTGATGACCATCTTTCTCACTGAAGTCACTTCGAACACGGCAACGACGGCGATGCTGATGCCGATTCTCGGCGCAGTGGCCATCGGCATCAGCGTCCACCCGTTCGGACTGATGATAGCCGGCGCGACGGCGGCCTCGTTTGCGTTTATGCTTCCTGTCGCGACACCGCCGAACGCCATCGTCTTCGGGAGCGGCTACATCACGCTCCCGCAGATGGCGCGTGTTGGGGTCGGTCTCAACGTCATCGGCATCGTTCTGATTACGCTCTTGGCGCTCGTATGGCTGCCGATAGCATGGGGAATCGAGCTGGCGACGCTGCCGGCCGAGTTCGCCGACGCGTTCGACTCCTGA
- a CDS encoding DUF7091 family protein, whose product MLAFLLPRVSNRRRLERLLRTKLNDAGKQFAEAQRAYTDAKATSLAELPTDESGRARLVCRRHAEKRAVRLDAEGRPACFDADHPDCQGCLEDIRDGRVETW is encoded by the coding sequence ATGCTGGCGTTCCTATTGCCCCGTGTGAGTAACCGTCGTCGACTCGAACGGCTCCTTCGGACGAAGCTCAACGACGCCGGCAAGCAGTTCGCGGAGGCACAACGCGCCTACACTGACGCCAAGGCGACATCGCTCGCCGAGCTACCGACCGACGAGTCGGGTCGCGCACGCCTCGTTTGCCGCCGACACGCTGAAAAACGCGCCGTTCGGCTGGATGCTGAGGGGCGTCCGGCCTGTTTTGACGCCGACCACCCCGACTGTCAGGGCTGTCTCGAAGACATCCGTGACGGGCGCGTCGAGACATGGTAG
- a CDS encoding DUF460 domain-containing protein produces the protein MNTRTSALDDLIFGVDIQSGDVRGDAPSYALVAFDGDAVDRDVVSRRKLHRRIDDEEPAIIATDNTYELAEDKGALVRFLRQLPSETKLVQVTGDERPEPLSRVAARHGVPYAKPPMKEAEAAARLAARNVGYEVSAFTDTTEIKVARGRSTGGGGGWSEDRFTRRIHGAVKTTTREVESKLDAAGLDYEVERTEKYGGYSRAVFEVSATPSELPVSSMRSGDVRIEIERERRDGIEYRPLAQRRDHVIVGIDPGTTTAVALLDLDGGVLDVWSSRTADTAEVIEWIIERGRPVIVAADVEPMPETVEKIRRSFDAAGWRPETDLPVDEKLHRTRNEAYDNDHERDAMAAALFALDDHADQFERVQAKTPAGFDRGEVIARVVADGESVETALEALSEDESDEETTEKHEPRELTDEEKEIKRLNERVERLETHVSDLKDTVEQKDDRIVELEDELSEARREERREARERREVTRLERENERLKRELSEVESKKAALDDKLERLKELWKLDHSNFADVADEKRDLVPVKPVEQFTKGAIEAADKAYGLAAGDVVYLRDASGAGRETAELLVDHEPKVVLREGGLSEQADEILFDNEIPVGPADEVTIQEVDELAVARESDIEAVIDDWESRAAERRREKKEAQLDQLISEHRAREHS, from the coding sequence GTGAACACCCGAACGAGCGCACTCGACGACCTCATCTTCGGCGTCGACATCCAGAGCGGGGACGTCCGCGGCGACGCGCCCTCCTATGCGCTTGTGGCCTTCGACGGCGACGCCGTCGACCGCGATGTCGTCTCCCGCCGGAAGCTCCACCGGCGCATCGACGACGAGGAGCCGGCCATCATCGCAACGGACAACACCTACGAGCTCGCCGAGGACAAGGGTGCGCTCGTGCGGTTTCTCCGGCAGCTCCCCTCCGAGACGAAGCTCGTGCAGGTGACCGGCGACGAGCGGCCGGAGCCGCTGTCGCGCGTCGCCGCCAGACACGGCGTGCCGTACGCCAAGCCGCCGATGAAAGAGGCCGAAGCGGCCGCCCGGCTTGCGGCCAGAAACGTCGGCTACGAGGTGTCAGCGTTCACCGACACAACCGAAATCAAGGTCGCACGCGGACGCTCGACCGGCGGGGGCGGCGGCTGGAGCGAGGACCGCTTCACCAGACGTATCCATGGAGCGGTCAAGACGACCACTCGCGAGGTCGAATCGAAACTGGATGCGGCCGGGCTCGACTACGAGGTCGAACGGACCGAAAAGTACGGCGGCTACTCGCGGGCCGTCTTCGAGGTATCGGCGACGCCCAGCGAACTGCCGGTCTCGTCGATGCGGTCCGGCGATGTCCGCATCGAAATCGAGCGGGAGCGACGCGACGGCATCGAGTACCGGCCGCTGGCTCAGCGCCGCGACCACGTCATCGTCGGCATCGACCCCGGGACGACGACCGCCGTTGCGCTGCTTGATCTCGACGGCGGTGTTCTCGACGTGTGGTCGAGTCGGACGGCCGACACCGCCGAGGTCATCGAATGGATAATCGAGCGCGGGCGGCCGGTCATCGTCGCCGCCGACGTCGAGCCGATGCCGGAAACCGTCGAGAAAATCCGTCGGAGCTTCGACGCCGCCGGCTGGCGGCCCGAAACCGACCTACCGGTCGACGAGAAGCTCCATCGAACCAGAAACGAAGCCTACGACAACGACCACGAGCGCGACGCCATGGCGGCGGCACTTTTCGCACTTGACGACCACGCCGACCAGTTCGAGCGGGTGCAGGCGAAGACCCCGGCTGGATTCGACCGTGGTGAGGTCATCGCCCGCGTCGTTGCTGACGGCGAGAGCGTCGAGACTGCTCTTGAAGCCCTCTCAGAGGATGAGTCCGACGAGGAGACGACGGAGAAACACGAGCCCCGAGAGCTGACTGATGAAGAAAAGGAAATAAAACGGCTCAACGAGCGCGTCGAGCGGCTTGAGACGCACGTCTCGGACCTGAAAGACACCGTCGAGCAGAAGGACGACCGTATTGTGGAACTCGAAGACGAACTCTCCGAAGCCCGGCGCGAGGAGCGCCGCGAGGCACGCGAGCGCCGCGAGGTGACCCGTCTCGAGCGGGAAAACGAGCGGCTCAAGCGAGAGCTTTCGGAGGTCGAATCAAAAAAGGCCGCCCTCGATGACAAGCTCGAACGGCTCAAGGAACTCTGGAAGCTCGACCACTCGAACTTCGCCGATGTCGCGGACGAAAAGCGGGACCTCGTGCCGGTCAAGCCGGTCGAGCAGTTTACCAAGGGCGCTATCGAGGCGGCCGACAAAGCATACGGACTGGCGGCTGGTGATGTCGTCTATCTCCGAGACGCAAGCGGCGCGGGCCGGGAGACGGCGGAGCTACTCGTCGACCACGAGCCGAAGGTCGTGCTTCGGGAGGGTGGCCTCTCCGAACAGGCCGACGAAATCCTGTTCGACAACGAGATTCCGGTCGGCCCGGCCGACGAAGTGACGATACAGGAGGTCGACGAACTCGCCGTCGCGCGCGAAAGCGACATTGAGGCGGTCATCGACGACTGGGAATCCCGGGCAGCCGAACGACGGCGCGAAAAGAAAGAGGCCCAGTTGGACCAGCTAATCAGCGAGCACCGCGCCCGCGAGCACAGCTAA
- a CDS encoding inorganic phosphate transporter: MELLLLVGILVAVFVGYNIGGATTAPAFGPAVGAGVLSKVAAAALMTVFFLAGGWTLGREVVDTLGEGIVPGELFTLEASIVVLFFIGFALFISNSFGVPASTSMTAVGSIAGLGLATGTLNWVTMGQIVSWWIVAPIIAFWISGVVGRYFYPTINEWVAIPDSEGNPLRGEGSRRERVGALVVIGIGCLMAFSSGASNVANAIAPLVGSGELSMNLGIIIATVAVGIGAFTIARKTLDTMGNDLTELPLTAAIVVAVISSTATAALAAIGIPASFVIIATMSIVGLGWGRATRTTRARDAVRGEETNVSVGALAADEAATVGDTGPESEQSPPIGEEDPGDIPAASDLFDPKTTGRVILMQNVVPAIATLGAFLVFRFVPVV, encoded by the coding sequence ATGGAGCTTCTATTGCTTGTCGGCATTCTCGTCGCCGTTTTCGTCGGCTACAACATTGGCGGCGCGACGACCGCCCCGGCGTTCGGGCCGGCGGTCGGTGCCGGCGTCCTCTCGAAGGTAGCGGCTGCGGCGCTGATGACGGTCTTCTTTCTCGCTGGGGGCTGGACGCTCGGCCGCGAAGTCGTTGATACGCTTGGAGAGGGTATTGTCCCCGGAGAGCTGTTCACCTTGGAGGCGAGTATCGTCGTCCTGTTTTTCATCGGCTTCGCGCTGTTTATCTCCAACAGCTTCGGCGTCCCCGCCTCGACATCGATGACTGCGGTCGGTTCTATCGCCGGGCTCGGGTTGGCAACTGGAACGTTGAACTGGGTGACGATGGGCCAGATCGTCTCGTGGTGGATTGTCGCCCCGATTATCGCGTTCTGGATAAGCGGCGTCGTCGGCCGCTACTTCTATCCGACAATCAACGAGTGGGTAGCGATTCCCGACTCCGAGGGGAACCCGTTACGCGGCGAGGGCAGCCGCCGGGAGCGCGTCGGCGCGCTCGTCGTCATCGGCATCGGCTGTCTGATGGCCTTCTCCAGCGGGGCCTCGAACGTCGCCAACGCTATCGCGCCGCTTGTCGGCAGCGGCGAACTGTCGATGAATCTCGGCATCATCATCGCGACTGTTGCGGTGGGCATCGGTGCGTTCACAATCGCACGGAAGACGCTGGATACGATGGGCAACGACCTCACGGAACTCCCGTTGACGGCCGCCATCGTCGTCGCCGTCATCTCTTCGACAGCGACGGCCGCGCTGGCTGCCATCGGCATCCCGGCGTCGTTTGTCATCATCGCGACGATGAGCATCGTCGGCCTCGGCTGGGGTCGAGCGACACGAACAACGCGCGCCAGAGATGCGGTTCGCGGCGAAGAGACCAACGTTTCCGTCGGCGCGCTCGCAGCCGACGAGGCGGCGACAGTCGGCGACACCGGGCCCGAAAGCGAGCAGTCACCGCCCATCGGCGAGGAGGACCCCGGAGACATCCCCGCTGCCTCGGACCTGTTCGACCCGAAGACGACCGGCCGCGTTATTCTGATGCAAAACGTCGTCCCTGCAATTGCCACGCTCGGCGCATTTCTCGTCTTTCGGTTCGTCCCCGTGGTCTGA
- a CDS encoding cysteine hydrolase family protein → MPYRDYESLSLAESAIICVDVQQGFDRERWGERNNPDAERHIAELLAAWREAGHPVIHVRHDSTEPDSPLRPGRSGNEFKPAGEPEPGEPVVGKRVNSAFIGTELEALLRERGVRRPVFVGFTTDHCVSTSVRMAENLGFEPYVVSDATATFDRELGGTRYAAEQNHRLALAQLSDEFATVVETATLLAALAERKA, encoded by the coding sequence ATGCCGTACCGCGACTACGAATCGCTGTCGCTGGCCGAAAGCGCCATCATCTGTGTCGATGTCCAACAGGGGTTCGACCGGGAGCGGTGGGGCGAGCGGAACAACCCGGACGCCGAGCGGCACATCGCGGAGTTGCTTGCGGCGTGGCGGGAGGCCGGACACCCCGTTATCCACGTTCGTCACGACTCGACTGAGCCGGATTCGCCGCTCCGGCCCGGCCGGTCCGGCAACGAGTTCAAGCCTGCCGGCGAGCCCGAGCCCGGCGAGCCGGTGGTCGGGAAACGCGTCAACAGCGCATTCATCGGCACCGAGCTTGAAGCGCTGCTGAGAGAACGGGGCGTCCGGCGGCCGGTGTTTGTCGGCTTTACGACCGACCACTGTGTTTCGACATCAGTCCGGATGGCCGAGAACCTCGGGTTCGAGCCCTACGTTGTCAGCGACGCGACCGCAACCTTCGATAGAGAGCTCGGCGGCACGCGTTACGCCGCAGAACAGAACCACCGGCTCGCTTTGGCGCAGCTTTCCGACGAGTTCGCGACGGTCGTCGAGACGGCGACGCTTTTGGCGGCGCTTGCGGAAAGAAAAGCGTGA
- a CDS encoding replication protein A (Replication protein A protects and stabilize the intermediate ssDNA that is generated by the unwinding action of a DNA helicase at the replication fork. In addition, SSBs prevent the formation of secondary structures by single-stranded template DNA.): MSDLREHATEIHEQFSDAIDESVDETESRLETLVSEYQVPVEEARRSVVSTYIDESDIDRDELSGGSSQSAEVTDIDAPEEWLDLTVKVVDLWEPGADSIAQVGLLGDETGTVKFTKWQKSDLPALEEDEVYRLENVVTDEYQGRFSVKLNSTTNIERLDTDIEVGDDTTETEGALVDIQSGSGLIKRCPKPDCTRVLQNGRCSEHGEVEGEFDLRIKGVLDDGTEVTEVIFDKEATEELTGITLEEAQQMAMDALDTEVVVEEMREVVLGQYYRVTGPTLGRYVLANDTERLDGPVDAESVLIKARSI; encoded by the coding sequence ATGTCAGACCTGCGAGAGCACGCTACTGAGATACACGAACAGTTCTCCGACGCCATCGACGAGAGCGTCGACGAGACCGAATCGCGGCTGGAGACGCTCGTTTCCGAGTACCAAGTACCTGTTGAGGAGGCGCGACGGAGTGTCGTCTCGACGTACATCGACGAAAGCGACATCGACCGCGACGAACTCTCCGGCGGCAGCAGCCAGTCGGCCGAGGTCACCGATATCGACGCCCCGGAAGAGTGGCTCGATTTGACTGTCAAGGTCGTCGACCTCTGGGAGCCGGGAGCCGACTCCATCGCACAGGTCGGCCTACTCGGCGACGAGACGGGGACAGTCAAGTTCACCAAATGGCAGAAAAGCGACCTGCCGGCGCTGGAGGAAGACGAGGTCTACCGGCTCGAAAACGTCGTCACCGACGAGTACCAGGGCCGGTTTTCGGTGAAGCTCAACTCGACGACGAACATCGAACGGCTCGATACGGATATCGAGGTCGGCGACGACACGACCGAGACAGAGGGCGCACTCGTCGATATCCAGTCGGGGTCCGGGCTCATCAAGCGCTGTCCGAAGCCCGACTGCACCCGAGTCCTACAGAACGGCCGCTGCTCGGAACACGGCGAGGTCGAAGGCGAGTTCGACCTCCGCATCAAGGGCGTCCTCGACGATGGAACCGAAGTCACCGAAGTCATCTTCGACAAGGAGGCGACCGAGGAGTTGACCGGCATCACCCTCGAAGAGGCCCAACAGATGGCGATGGACGCCCTCGACACCGAAGTGGTCGTCGAGGAGATGCGGGAGGTCGTTCTCGGACAGTACTACCGCGTCACCGGCCCGACGCTTGGTCGGTACGTGCTAGCAAACGATACTGAACGGCTCGACGGACCGGTCGATGCCGAAAGCGTGCTCATCAAAGCGAGGTCGATATAA
- a CDS encoding DUF7470 family protein — protein sequence MNQEVIKKSLGETGQAGVVALVAGLVILGLRDRKAAFGALVVVVGIALVGYGLGDRFLKSMGMEYEDLY from the coding sequence ATGAACCAAGAAGTCATCAAAAAGTCGCTCGGAGAGACAGGACAGGCCGGGGTTGTCGCACTCGTCGCCGGGCTGGTGATTTTGGGACTGCGCGACCGGAAGGCCGCCTTCGGTGCGCTTGTCGTTGTCGTCGGCATCGCGCTCGTCGGGTACGGTCTCGGCGACCGGTTCCTCAAATCGATGGGAATGGAGTACGAGGACCTCTACTGA
- a CDS encoding RPA family protein, translating into MSDSEPSREVARRAFAAEFNDATYVFKESDDERAPVYSLLPTGERANRVFIVGTLTETEDIGEDSEYWRGRIVDPTGTFFTYAGQYQPEATSVLREAETPAYVAVVGKPRTYETDSGEVNVSLRPESITVVDGATRDRWVAETAERTVERIEAFDSAHEYAAMAETQYDPDLSVYRDQAIAALEDLETDAEQPAEA; encoded by the coding sequence ATGAGTGACTCCGAACCCAGCCGCGAAGTCGCCCGCCGGGCGTTCGCGGCCGAATTCAATGATGCGACGTACGTGTTCAAAGAATCCGACGACGAGCGGGCCCCCGTCTACTCACTGCTGCCGACCGGCGAGCGGGCAAACCGCGTGTTCATCGTCGGGACGCTGACCGAAACCGAGGATATCGGCGAAGACTCCGAATACTGGCGCGGCCGCATCGTCGACCCGACAGGGACGTTCTTCACCTACGCCGGGCAGTATCAGCCTGAAGCGACATCGGTGCTCAGAGAGGCAGAAACACCCGCCTACGTCGCTGTCGTCGGCAAGCCGAGGACCTACGAGACGGACAGCGGTGAGGTGAACGTCTCGCTGCGTCCAGAATCGATTACGGTCGTCGACGGGGCGACACGCGACCGGTGGGTCGCCGAAACGGCCGAGCGAACCGTCGAGCGCATCGAAGCGTTCGACTCGGCCCACGAGTACGCCGCGATGGCCGAAACGCAGTACGACCCCGACCTGTCGGTCTACCGGGACCAAGCTATCGCCGCCCTCGAAGACCTCGAAACGGACGCCGAGCAGCCGGCTGAAGCGTAG
- a CDS encoding universal stress protein → MTLVVPYDGSALAEAAIDRAEQFRSSVDEEIVVVTVIPNNESYARERGWLQDDEAFTLNAVVSTLRERTVASRDGVSFRYVTVGRYAATGTIASRIRTEIQRVGAEVVFIGSDNAGRVVTSIASVGSKVAAEDAYDIFIVRRPSEAA, encoded by the coding sequence ATGACCCTCGTAGTTCCGTACGACGGCTCCGCGCTGGCCGAGGCGGCTATCGACCGAGCAGAGCAGTTCCGGTCGTCGGTCGACGAGGAGATCGTCGTCGTAACAGTGATTCCGAACAATGAGTCGTACGCACGCGAACGCGGCTGGCTACAGGACGACGAAGCGTTTACGCTCAACGCCGTCGTCTCGACGCTGCGCGAGCGAACCGTCGCAAGCCGGGACGGCGTCTCGTTCCGGTATGTGACTGTCGGCCGATATGCGGCAACCGGGACCATCGCCTCCCGAATTCGAACGGAAATACAGCGGGTCGGGGCCGAGGTCGTCTTTATCGGCAGTGACAACGCCGGCCGGGTTGTCACCTCGATAGCGAGCGTCGGCTCGAAAGTCGCCGCCGAGGACGCGTACGATATCTTCATCGTTCGGCGTCCGTCGGAGGCTGCGTGA
- a CDS encoding A24 family peptidase translates to MSSLLFGTATGPDLLRLAAVPAFAWAAYRDIETRRIPNRTWLPLLAVGIIALLWDTVAVTGFVTPTEVPTFERRRFVVQTLLSVGFVAPLGYIFWRIGGFGGADAKAIITLAVAFPVYPTYYVFQSAYPLYEAPLGVFSFTILSNAVVVGLAYPLVLAVRNLPRGEITPAMFIGRPVSVSAVTTEYGRLLETPDGFTRGGLDIDALRMYLQWRGSDLESLRAAPDDHRRTVPTDPNRPGDGAIDEWDTSPETGGSVAAADDPWGAEMFLDAHDAYGTTPEQLREGLAVLADAETEQVWISPGIPFIVPMFVGLVVAVTYGDVLFAVLDAFGLA, encoded by the coding sequence GTGTCGTCGCTGTTGTTCGGCACCGCCACTGGCCCCGACCTCCTCCGGCTAGCTGCCGTACCGGCCTTCGCGTGGGCTGCCTATCGAGACATCGAGACCCGGCGGATACCGAACCGGACGTGGCTGCCGTTGCTTGCCGTTGGCATCATCGCCCTGCTGTGGGACACCGTCGCTGTCACTGGCTTCGTGACGCCGACCGAGGTGCCCACCTTCGAACGGCGGCGCTTTGTCGTCCAGACGCTGCTTTCGGTCGGCTTTGTCGCCCCACTTGGCTACATCTTCTGGCGAATCGGCGGCTTCGGCGGGGCCGACGCCAAGGCTATCATCACGCTCGCGGTCGCCTTCCCGGTTTATCCGACGTACTACGTCTTCCAGAGCGCCTACCCGCTCTACGAGGCACCGCTCGGGGTCTTTTCGTTCACCATCCTCTCGAACGCCGTTGTCGTCGGGCTGGCGTATCCGCTCGTGCTCGCCGTCCGGAACCTCCCGCGCGGCGAAATCACCCCTGCGATGTTCATCGGCCGACCAGTCTCCGTCTCTGCGGTCACGACCGAGTACGGCCGGCTGCTGGAGACGCCCGACGGCTTCACCCGCGGCGGCCTCGACATCGATGCCCTGCGGATGTACCTCCAGTGGCGCGGCAGCGACCTCGAATCCCTCCGGGCGGCTCCGGACGACCACCGCCGTACCGTCCCGACCGACCCGAACCGCCCCGGCGACGGCGCTATCGACGAGTGGGATACGTCCCCGGAAACCGGTGGGTCGGTAGCCGCCGCTGACGACCCGTGGGGAGCCGAGATGTTTCTCGACGCCCACGACGCATACGGAACAACGCCCGAACAGCTCCGCGAGGGGCTTGCCGTGCTCGCCGACGCTGAGACGGAGCAGGTCTGGATTTCCCCCGGCATCCCGTTTATCGTTCCGATGTTCGTCGGGCTGGTCGTCGCCGTGACCTACGGGGATGTGCTGTTTGCCGTGCTCGATGCGTTCGGTCTCGCGTGA
- the hisA gene encoding 1-(5-phosphoribosyl)-5-[(5-phosphoribosylamino)methylideneamino]imidazole-4-carboxamide isomerase, whose translation MFPSFEVIPAVDMQDGQVVQLVGGERGTETEYGDPVAAAQRWVDAGAETLHLVDLDGAFEGERANADAVEAVLEATDVSVQLGGGIRTVDDADSLLSMGVDRVILGTAAVENPDIVGEINDRHPGSVVVSLDAKDGEVVVSGWTESTGLDPAEAAARYEAEGAGGVLFTDVDVEGQLSGVRADEIARVVDAVDIPVIASGGVSTLSDIEALKDAGAAATVVGTALYEGEFTLEEAAAVV comes from the coding sequence ATGTTCCCGTCGTTCGAAGTCATCCCGGCAGTTGATATGCAAGACGGACAGGTCGTCCAGCTCGTAGGGGGCGAACGCGGCACCGAAACCGAGTACGGCGACCCGGTCGCGGCAGCCCAGCGGTGGGTCGACGCCGGCGCCGAGACGCTGCATCTCGTCGACCTTGATGGGGCCTTCGAGGGCGAACGGGCGAACGCCGACGCCGTCGAGGCGGTGCTCGAAGCGACCGATGTCAGCGTCCAACTCGGCGGCGGCATCCGGACCGTCGATGACGCCGATAGCCTGCTTTCGATGGGTGTCGACCGCGTCATCCTCGGAACGGCGGCCGTCGAGAACCCGGACATCGTCGGCGAAATCAACGACCGCCACCCCGGGAGTGTTGTCGTCAGTCTCGACGCCAAAGACGGCGAGGTCGTCGTCTCCGGATGGACCGAATCGACCGGGCTGGACCCCGCCGAGGCGGCTGCCCGCTACGAAGCGGAAGGGGCCGGCGGCGTCCTGTTTACCGATGTCGATGTTGAGGGGCAGCTCTCGGGCGTGCGCGCCGACGAGATTGCGCGCGTCGTCGACGCTGTCGACATCCCGGTCATCGCCAGCGGCGGCGTCTCGACGCTTTCCGACATCGAGGCGCTAAAGGACGCCGGCGCGGCGGCCACCGTTGTCGGAACGGCACTCTACGAGGGGGAGTTCACGCTCGAAGAGGCAGCGGCCGTCGTCTAG